GGCTTTCTGCTGAAGCTGCTTGCATTGTCATTTCTGCTGCGAGTAGCTCGCTGTTATCGCCGCCTTCAGCCATAATTTCAAGTGCTTCAGATGCTGGTTCGCCAATTTCCCAAAGCATGCCATCAGTGTGAGCAATCACAGCAACAGGGGAGAAAGGTTGAGCAGCGGTGAGATTGACTACCTCCACCATAAATTGATGATTTGTTGCCATCTCACCCATTTCCATTGTCATTTCTTCAAGCGCTTCATCCATGTTGTCTGATGATTTATCTGAATCCCCACAAGCCGCAAGGCCGGCACTCAATGCGAGGATAATTAAGCTTTTTGAAAAGCGCATAATAACCTCCTATTTAACCGTAACTGTTAGCATCGCAACTGGGTTTAACCATCTGTGTACGGTGTTATCGAGGTCACTCATACCTGCTTCTAAATCGTCGTCACCTAAATTACCCGGATGAATATGCACCATCATATTGGTTTCGCTACTGGTGACGCCGCTGCCATTCATACCCGCATTGCCACCCGGTGCGGCAGGAATGCCTGGCGTGCCCGGCATTCCTGAACCCTCAACAACAAGCTCATCATTGGCTTCGGTTCCTGCATCATACGCATTGAGATAAACAGTGTAGGTACCAGCTTCGGTTGGGATCATCCAACTATCTAAACCTACAAAGCCATCATTGGTAGGCAGTAGCATGGCTGTTAGAGATAAGTAGTTATTGCCATCCTTGGTGGATAAGCTCGCCATTGTTGAGCTTGCTGGGGCTAATAAACCTTCAGCAGGGTTGGCAACCATGTCGCTGTTTGCGGCTGTGGCTTCAGTCATTAATGGCTCGAGATTGCCACCTTCAGCCATAGTCTGTAGGGCTGTAGAAGCAGGCATAGCAACGCTGAAAAGTTTGCTATCACTGTTATGAGCCGTAATGAGAATAGGGGTAAAGTGTAAACCTTGCGTGAGGTTAGTTAGTTTTATATCAAGCTCAGCAGCTTGGCTTGCAAGGCTAGTTACTGCGCATGCAGCGAATAAAGTTAAAGGTAAAGCTTTCATGTGAGATTCCTGTTTTTGATGATTCAAAACCAGTATCGAATAGCAATATCCAGAAACCTTCACGAAGTTATCACATTTTTATCACAACGTTGATTACAGCCTTTTTTGCTGGTTGAGAGTTTTAAATTTAACCAATTTAACTAGTGTAAAAGGTTATTACGGTTTATAGTAGAGATACAAACAAACCCATAACAAGGAATTTAAAATGGATGATAATCAAAAAGTTGAAATAATTGTGGCAGATAAAGAGCAGCGCACATGGGCAATGTTTTGTCACTTAAGTGCCTTAGCAGGGTTAATTTTCCCGTTTGGTTCGGTGATTGGGCCTTTGATTGTTTGGCTTGTAAAAAAAGAAGAAATGCCACTTGTTGCTGAGCATGGTCGCAAATCATTAAACTTTCAATTAACCATGATGATTGCTTACATTGTGTGCTTTATGCTGATGTTTGTTGTCGTTGGTGTCATTCTGCTGCCATTGGTTGCGCTATTCTCATTGATTATGGTGGTCGTATCGGCGATTAAAGCCAACGATGGTAAAGATGTTAAATACCCTATGGCGATAGAATTTATAAAGTAAATTAATTGCCATATACTAAAGGCTCAGCCATTTGCTGAGCTTTTTTATGTGATGTTTATGGCCTACTTATCGTTATTTTTCAGCGCGTTTATTTCCGCAACCTTATTACCTAGCTCTTCAGAATTAGTAATGACAGCTATGATAGCCAGTGGTGATTATCTACTTTGGTTGTTATGGCTAAGTGCAACCGTGGGTAATGTGCTTGGGAGTTGTGTGAATTATTGGCTGGGCACGCAAGTCATGCGATTTAAAGACCGTAAATGGTTTCCCGTTTCACAAAACTCGATAGACAAAGCCGAACAGCAATTCAATAAGTACGGTATTTACAGTTTGTTGTTTGCTTGGCTGCCTATTGTCGGCGACCCTTTAACGGTTGTTGGCGGAATTTTTAGGGTTAAGTTTTCAATTTTTTTGTTACTCGTGACCTTAGGCAAAGGCGCACGTTATTTAGCTGTGCTTGCCTTTGCGGTAGGACTAGAAAAGTTATTCTAGCTTTTTTGCCAATCAAGGGTCAATGATACAGAATCCGCAAAGCGCAGCGCATGAGGTTTATCGACGCGTACTTTGGCATAGTGAACACTTTGATGCTGGTGGCAAATAGCTAAAATTTCAGCAACCAGTTTTTCTAACAGCAAAAAGTGGCCTTCTTCGACAAGGCTGATCACTTCTTTAGTAATGGTCTTGTAGTTTAGTGCTTTATCGACTGCGTCAGTTTCACAAGCTTGATCAGCAGGGTAGTGAATTTCTAAATTAATCACTACATCTTGTTTTTTCTCACGTTCCTCAGGGTTAAAACCTATAAAGGTTCGAAGCCTGAGGTTAGTGACATTTATAATTGCATTGGCCATCATTACCCTCTAACTAGTTGTAAGAACTCGTTACGGGTTTTTGGATCGGCTCTGAAGTTACCTAACATAACCGATGTACGCATGCTTGAGTTTTGCTTTTCAACACCGCGCATCATCATACACATGTGCTTTGCTTCAACGATTACACCAACACCTTTCGCGCCAGTTACTTCTTCAACCGCTTTAGCAATTTGATGGGTTAATTGCTCTTGAATTTGAAAACGACGTGCGAACATGTCAACAATTCGCGCAAACTTAGATAAACCAAGCACTTTGCCATCAGGAATATAAGCAATATGGCAGCGGCCAACAAATGGCAGCAAGTGGTGCTCACACATAGAGTAAAGCTCAATGTCTTGGATCAAGACCATGTCATCGGCATCTGAAGTGAATACCGCATTGTTGGTGATTTCATCTAATGTTTGACGATAGCCTTTAGTCAGATACTCCATCGCTTTTGCTGCGCGTTTTGGTGTGTCGAGTAATCCTTCACGAGCAGGATCTTCACCTACTGCGGTAATTATTTGTTGGTAACTGTTTTTTAAATCATCGTGCATAGCTTTCTCAGTAATTCGTTATTTTAAATGTCTGCCACCATCAACAGGCATAGAACGACCTGTGATGTAGTGACTGCTTAGTAATAGTTCTACGCTGTTAATAATCTCGGCGCAGCCGGGCTCAATGCCCATTAGCGATTTCTTTAATGTTTTGGCTTTGTATTCGTCGCTATCGTGTTCGTTAAAAATAATTAACGAAGGGGCGATAGCATTCACTTTAATGTCTGGTGCAAATTTAGCGGCAAACGACTTAGTTAAATTATCAAGCGCCGCTTTACTTGCTGCATAAGCAAGGTGCTTAGGGCTGCCTTTTTCAACGACGTAATCGGTTAAGTGAATAATATCTGCGGCTTGGCCACTGTTTTGCTGATAATGCAGTAGCAAATCAGAAGCTGCTAAATTAATTAAATAGGGCGCTTTGGCGTGGATACGCATCATATTATCAAACAGGTCTGCGTAATCGTGGTTATTTGCTTCGCAATCCCAGCTAGACGCATTATGGATAATTGCTTTGAGCTGATTGGTATGGGTTTTTAATTCTTCGATAAAATGCCCGATAGCTTGGTCACTATTAAAATCAGCATGGATGCAAATAGCCCCTTTACCTGCAAGCACATCAATTGCTTCATGGCGGGTACGGTAAGTGACGATGATTTCTTGCCCTTGCGCTAAAAAGTGCTC
Above is a window of Pseudoalteromonas shioyasakiensis DNA encoding:
- a CDS encoding spondin domain-containing protein — protein: MKALPLTLFAACAVTSLASQAAELDIKLTNLTQGLHFTPILITAHNSDSKLFSVAMPASTALQTMAEGGNLEPLMTEATAANSDMVANPAEGLLAPASSTMASLSTKDGNNYLSLTAMLLPTNDGFVGLDSWMIPTEAGTYTVYLNAYDAGTEANDELVVEGSGMPGTPGIPAAPGGNAGMNGSGVTSSETNMMVHIHPGNLGDDDLEAGMSDLDNTVHRWLNPVAMLTVTVK
- a CDS encoding DUF4870 domain-containing protein, which codes for MDDNQKVEIIVADKEQRTWAMFCHLSALAGLIFPFGSVIGPLIVWLVKKEEMPLVAEHGRKSLNFQLTMMIAYIVCFMLMFVVVGVILLPLVALFSLIMVVVSAIKANDGKDVKYPMAIEFIK
- a CDS encoding YqaA family protein, encoding MAYLSLFFSAFISATLLPSSSELVMTAMIASGDYLLWLLWLSATVGNVLGSCVNYWLGTQVMRFKDRKWFPVSQNSIDKAEQQFNKYGIYSLLFAWLPIVGDPLTVVGGIFRVKFSIFLLLVTLGKGARYLAVLAFAVGLEKLF
- the folX gene encoding dihydroneopterin triphosphate 2'-epimerase, with amino-acid sequence MANAIINVTNLRLRTFIGFNPEEREKKQDVVINLEIHYPADQACETDAVDKALNYKTITKEVISLVEEGHFLLLEKLVAEILAICHQHQSVHYAKVRVDKPHALRFADSVSLTLDWQKS
- the folE gene encoding GTP cyclohydrolase I FolE encodes the protein MHDDLKNSYQQIITAVGEDPAREGLLDTPKRAAKAMEYLTKGYRQTLDEITNNAVFTSDADDMVLIQDIELYSMCEHHLLPFVGRCHIAYIPDGKVLGLSKFARIVDMFARRFQIQEQLTHQIAKAVEEVTGAKGVGVIVEAKHMCMMMRGVEKQNSSMRTSVMLGNFRADPKTRNEFLQLVRG
- the folM gene encoding dihydromonapterin reductase; the protein is MSSPILITGAGQRIGLALAEHFLAQGQEIIVTYRTRHEAIDVLAGKGAICIHADFNSDQAIGHFIEELKTHTNQLKAIIHNASSWDCEANNHDYADLFDNMMRIHAKAPYLINLAASDLLLHYQQNSGQAADIIHLTDYVVEKGSPKHLAYAASKAALDNLTKSFAAKFAPDIKVNAIAPSLIIFNEHDSDEYKAKTLKKSLMGIEPGCAEIINSVELLLSSHYITGRSMPVDGGRHLK